The segment GATATTATATACAGCTCCACTCCAAAAATAAGTTTCGTATTTTTCTTTGCTACTAATAGAATCAGAAGATATATTATCTAGCATTATTTTGTTAATGCTTGAAAGTATGACACCTTCGAAGCCTGCTTTAAGCAGAACTGCGTAAATTTCGGCATGATTTCTTACTTGATTAAAGATAGAGTACCAGAACTCAAAATCATCTCCTGGACATGTGGTCAAATCCATTTTATCTGTAATCGCTTTAACTACTGCTTCTAAGTAATTATTTAAGATATCCTCCTTCGAAGAATAATTACGATAATAGGCAGTTCTTGATACACCAGATCGTTTTACTA is part of the Lysinibacillus sp. FSL K6-0232 genome and harbors:
- a CDS encoding TetR/AcrR family transcriptional regulator, whose translation is MSNKTELERKDILRLSNEESNRITKECIETALLILMKEKEFKDISITDIVKRSGVSRTAYYRNYSSKEDILNNYLEAVVKAITDKMDLTTCPGDDFEFWYSIFNQVRNHAEIYAVLLKAGFEGVILSSINKIMLDNISSDSISSKEKYETYFWSGAVYNILTEWITSGMKESDEEMAQICCEIIAESFKN